A single genomic interval of Acipenser ruthenus chromosome 28, fAciRut3.2 maternal haplotype, whole genome shotgun sequence harbors:
- the LOC117434578 gene encoding CD82 antigen-like isoform X1: MCGTIEIRTDTMGKGCLTVTKYFLFLFNLLFFIFGALILGFGLWILLDNQSFIAVLQKSSDSLKVGAYILISVGSLAMLMGFLGCMGAVYEIKCLLGLYFTCLLLILIAQVTAVVLIYFHRETLKKEMSFIITDLIVKYEGNSTTDIAWDYIQRNVGCCGWLGPANWAMNPVIKNSSMVLYPCSCGNGTADSDFCSSNTEDWPVYNEGCMAKLQKWLYDNVGVILGICIGVAVIEMIGMILSMCLCKSIHQEDYTKVPKY, translated from the exons ATGTGTGGTACAATTG aaatcaggactGACACAATGGGAAAAGGCTGCCTGACCGTGACCAAGTACTTCCTTTTCTTATTCAACCTCCTCTTCTTC ATTTTCGGAGCTCTGATTTTGGGATTTGGATTATGGATCCTTCTTGATAACCAAAGTTTCATTGCAGTTTTGC AGAAATCCTCCGATTCTCTGAAGGTGGGCGCCTACATCCTGATCAGTGTCGGCTCCCTGGCCATGCTCATGGGATTCCTGGGCTGCATGGGAGCCGTGTACGAGATCAAATGCCTTCTGGGTTTG TACTTCACCTGCCTGCTGTTAATACTCATTGCCCAAGTGACTGCTGTAGTCCTCATTTACTTCCATCGTGAAACG CTGAAGAAAGAGATGTCCTTTATCATCACAGACTTGATTGTGAAATATGAAGGCAACAGCACCACTGATATTGCCTGGGACTACATCCAGAGGAAT GTTGGCTGCTGTGGCTGGTTGGGACCTGCAAACTGGGCAATGAACCCTGTGATTAAGAACAGCTCCATGGTGCTCTACCCCTGCTCCTGTGGAAACGGCACTGCGGACAGCGACTTCTGCAGCAGCAACACCGAAGACTGGCCAGTCTACAATGAG ggctGTATGGCAAAGCTACAGAAATGGCTTTACGACAATGTTGGAGTTATTCTTGGAATCTGTATTGGAGTGGCAGTCATTGAG ATGATTGGAATGATCCTGTCCATGTGTCTCTGCAAGAGCATACACCAGGAAGACTACACTAAAGTCCCCAAGTACTGA
- the LOC117434578 gene encoding CD82 antigen-like isoform X2 produces MGKGCLTVTKYFLFLFNLLFFIFGALILGFGLWILLDNQSFIAVLQKSSDSLKVGAYILISVGSLAMLMGFLGCMGAVYEIKCLLGLYFTCLLLILIAQVTAVVLIYFHRETLKKEMSFIITDLIVKYEGNSTTDIAWDYIQRNVGCCGWLGPANWAMNPVIKNSSMVLYPCSCGNGTADSDFCSSNTEDWPVYNEGCMAKLQKWLYDNVGVILGICIGVAVIEMIGMILSMCLCKSIHQEDYTKVPKY; encoded by the exons ATGGGAAAAGGCTGCCTGACCGTGACCAAGTACTTCCTTTTCTTATTCAACCTCCTCTTCTTC ATTTTCGGAGCTCTGATTTTGGGATTTGGATTATGGATCCTTCTTGATAACCAAAGTTTCATTGCAGTTTTGC AGAAATCCTCCGATTCTCTGAAGGTGGGCGCCTACATCCTGATCAGTGTCGGCTCCCTGGCCATGCTCATGGGATTCCTGGGCTGCATGGGAGCCGTGTACGAGATCAAATGCCTTCTGGGTTTG TACTTCACCTGCCTGCTGTTAATACTCATTGCCCAAGTGACTGCTGTAGTCCTCATTTACTTCCATCGTGAAACG CTGAAGAAAGAGATGTCCTTTATCATCACAGACTTGATTGTGAAATATGAAGGCAACAGCACCACTGATATTGCCTGGGACTACATCCAGAGGAAT GTTGGCTGCTGTGGCTGGTTGGGACCTGCAAACTGGGCAATGAACCCTGTGATTAAGAACAGCTCCATGGTGCTCTACCCCTGCTCCTGTGGAAACGGCACTGCGGACAGCGACTTCTGCAGCAGCAACACCGAAGACTGGCCAGTCTACAATGAG ggctGTATGGCAAAGCTACAGAAATGGCTTTACGACAATGTTGGAGTTATTCTTGGAATCTGTATTGGAGTGGCAGTCATTGAG ATGATTGGAATGATCCTGTCCATGTGTCTCTGCAAGAGCATACACCAGGAAGACTACACTAAAGTCCCCAAGTACTGA